One part of the Candidatus Borreliella tachyglossi genome encodes these proteins:
- the groL gene encoding chaperonin GroEL (60 kDa chaperone family; promotes refolding of misfolded polypeptides especially under stressful conditions; forms two stacked rings of heptamers to form a barrel-shaped 14mer; ends can be capped by GroES; misfolded proteins enter the barrel where they are refolded when GroES binds), whose product MAKEMYFNEDARKSLLSGVEKLSNAVKVTLGPKGRNVLIDKKFGSPTVTKDGVSVAREIELENSLENMGAQLLKEVAIKTNDVAGDGTTTATVLAYAIAREGLKNVSSGINPIGIKKGIDHAVVLAADKIRKSAKKITTKEEIAQVASISANNDSSIGEKIAEAMDRVGKDGVITVEESKTFDTTISYVEGMQFDRGYLSPYFSTNKENMSVAFDDAHILICEKKISTIKELLPVLEKVLNTNKPLLIIAEDIEGDALAALVLNSVRGALKVCAIKSPGFGDRRKAILEDIAILTGGVLISEELGLTLENVELEQLGQAKSVKVDKDNTTIINTENKEQIKERTELIKKQIEETSSEYDREKLQERLAKLVGGVAVINVGAVTEVELKEKKHRVEDALSATRAAVEEGVVPGGGTTLIEVAIYLDTIDTSKLTYEEKQGFEIVKRSLEEPMRQIISNAGFESSIYIHQIRTEKKGFGFDAANFKWVNMIDSGIIDPAKVTRSALQNAASIAGLLLTTECAITEVKEEKSGGGYPMDPGMGMM is encoded by the coding sequence ATGGCTAAGGAAATGTATTTTAATGAAGATGCTAGAAAAAGTTTGCTCAGCGGCGTTGAGAAATTATCAAATGCTGTGAAGGTAACTCTTGGGCCTAAGGGGAGAAATGTTTTGATTGATAAGAAATTTGGCTCTCCTACGGTTACAAAAGATGGAGTTAGTGTTGCCCGTGAGATTGAGCTTGAAAATTCTTTGGAGAATATGGGAGCACAACTTTTAAAAGAGGTTGCTATTAAAACAAATGATGTGGCTGGAGATGGGACTACTACTGCTACGGTGCTTGCTTATGCAATTGCAAGAGAGGGGCTTAAGAATGTTTCTTCTGGAATTAATCCTATTGGGATTAAGAAGGGTATAGATCATGCTGTGGTTTTGGCTGCTGATAAAATTCGTAAATCCGCGAAGAAAATTACCACTAAGGAAGAAATTGCACAGGTGGCATCTATTTCTGCAAATAATGATAGTTCGATAGGTGAGAAAATTGCTGAGGCTATGGATAGAGTTGGAAAAGATGGAGTTATTACTGTTGAGGAGTCAAAGACTTTTGATACTACAATTTCTTATGTTGAGGGAATGCAGTTTGATAGAGGATATCTTTCTCCTTATTTTTCCACAAATAAGGAGAATATGAGTGTAGCCTTTGACGATGCTCATATCTTAATATGCGAGAAGAAAATTAGCACTATTAAAGAACTCTTGCCAGTACTTGAGAAGGTTTTAAATACAAATAAGCCTTTGTTGATTATTGCTGAGGATATTGAGGGGGATGCTCTTGCTGCACTTGTTTTAAATAGTGTTCGTGGAGCTTTGAAGGTTTGTGCTATTAAGTCTCCTGGGTTTGGTGATAGACGCAAGGCAATTCTTGAGGACATTGCGATACTTACTGGTGGTGTGCTTATTAGTGAGGAGTTGGGGCTTACTCTTGAAAATGTTGAACTTGAACAACTTGGGCAAGCTAAATCAGTGAAAGTTGATAAGGATAATACTACAATTATCAATACTGAAAATAAGGAGCAAATAAAAGAGCGTACGGAGCTTATTAAAAAGCAAATTGAAGAGACAAGTTCTGAGTATGATAGAGAAAAGCTTCAAGAGCGTTTGGCAAAACTTGTTGGTGGGGTTGCTGTTATTAATGTTGGAGCTGTTACTGAGGTGGAGCTTAAGGAGAAAAAGCATAGAGTTGAGGATGCTCTATCTGCGACTCGTGCTGCTGTGGAGGAAGGTGTGGTTCCTGGTGGTGGGACAACTCTTATTGAGGTTGCGATATATCTTGATACTATCGATACAAGTAAACTTACTTATGAGGAGAAGCAAGGTTTTGAAATTGTTAAGAGAAGCCTTGAAGAGCCAATGAGACAAATAATCTCTAATGCTGGATTTGAAAGCTCTATTTATATTCATCAGATTAGAACTGAAAAGAAAGGGTTTGGTTTTGATGCAGCTAATTTTAAATGGGTAAATATGATTGATAGTGGTATTATTGATCCTGCCAAGGTTACAAGAAGTGCCCTTCAGAATGCAGCTTCAATTGCGGGGCTACTTTTGACAACGGAATGTGCTATTACTGAAGTTAAGGAAGAAAAGAGTGGTGGAGGGTATCCTATGGATCCTGGAATGGGAATGATGTGA
- a CDS encoding PTS transporter subunit EIIC → MGKFFEQAQKFGRSFMLPIAILPAAGLFLGIGGALSNPATVSVYSFLDIFLLQSVFKIISVAGAIIFVNLAPIFAIGVAVGLAKSDKGTAGLAAFIGYLVMNATIGILVDMSGKAEVLSSGSVGTILGIKTLETGVFGGVVVGILAYYLHNKFNKVELPKVLGFFSGSRFIPIVVSFSSILLAVFMFVFWPFMQSGIGRIGVLVDATGYIGTLIYGVFLRMLGPFGLHHIFYLPFWTTGLGGSEIIDGRLIEGTQNIFFAELAAQGTDKFFIGTSRFMSGRFITMMFGLPGAALALYRLAKPSEKTKVFGLLLSAALTSFLTGITEPLEFSFLFVAPILYVVHAVFDGFAFMLSHILEITIGQTFSGGFIDFILFGILQGNSRTNWILVPMVGILWFFLYYSTFVFLISKFDYKTPGREDNAESSDSALSSEKSKYKTVASQVIVGLGGIDNIVELDCCATRLRVTVKDPLKVLKNTLDNTGAKGVIVKNNGIQVVYGPGVTVLKNEIEEILEN, encoded by the coding sequence ATGGGAAAATTTTTTGAGCAGGCTCAAAAATTTGGGCGTTCTTTTATGTTGCCTATTGCTATTCTTCCTGCAGCAGGATTATTTTTAGGTATTGGAGGAGCGTTGTCGAATCCGGCAACTGTTAGTGTATATTCTTTTCTAGATATATTTTTATTGCAATCAGTTTTTAAAATAATTAGTGTGGCGGGTGCTATTATTTTTGTTAATTTGGCTCCGATATTTGCCATTGGAGTTGCAGTTGGGCTTGCAAAATCAGATAAGGGAACAGCAGGACTTGCAGCTTTTATTGGATATCTTGTTATGAATGCTACTATTGGTATTTTAGTTGATATGTCAGGGAAAGCTGAGGTTCTCTCAAGTGGATCTGTTGGAACAATACTTGGTATTAAAACTTTGGAGACAGGTGTTTTTGGGGGAGTTGTTGTTGGTATTCTAGCTTATTATCTTCACAATAAGTTTAACAAAGTTGAACTTCCAAAAGTTCTTGGATTTTTCTCAGGTTCTAGGTTCATACCAATAGTAGTGTCTTTTTCAAGTATTCTTCTTGCTGTGTTTATGTTTGTTTTTTGGCCATTTATGCAGTCTGGGATTGGCAGGATAGGTGTCTTGGTAGATGCGACAGGTTATATTGGTACTCTTATTTACGGTGTTTTTTTAAGAATGCTTGGTCCTTTTGGGCTTCATCATATATTTTATTTGCCGTTTTGGACAACTGGTCTTGGTGGTTCTGAAATTATTGATGGTAGGTTGATTGAAGGAACTCAAAACATTTTTTTTGCTGAACTTGCGGCTCAAGGTACTGATAAGTTTTTTATTGGGACTAGTCGTTTTATGAGTGGAAGGTTTATTACCATGATGTTTGGATTGCCTGGTGCAGCTCTTGCACTTTATCGTCTTGCAAAGCCTAGCGAGAAGACGAAGGTTTTCGGACTTTTGCTTTCAGCAGCCTTGACTTCCTTTTTAACGGGCATTACAGAGCCTCTTGAGTTTTCTTTTCTCTTTGTAGCACCGATCCTTTATGTTGTGCACGCTGTATTTGATGGGTTTGCATTTATGCTTTCTCATATTTTGGAAATTACAATAGGCCAGACTTTCTCTGGCGGATTTATTGATTTTATTCTTTTTGGGATTTTGCAGGGAAATTCAAGGACAAATTGGATCTTAGTTCCAATGGTAGGTATTTTGTGGTTCTTCCTATATTATTCTACTTTTGTGTTCTTAATATCTAAATTTGATTATAAGACACCTGGGAGAGAGGATAATGCAGAATCTAGCGATTCGGCTCTTTCTTCTGAAAAGAGCAAGTATAAAACTGTTGCTTCTCAAGTGATTGTGGGTCTTGGTGGTATTGATAACATTGTCGAACTTGATTGTTGTGCCACAAGACTTAGAGTGACTGTAAAAGACCCTCTAAAGGTTTTAAAAAATACTCTGGATAATACTGGAGCAAAAGGAGTTATTGTCAAAAATAATGGGATTCAGGTGGTTTATGGTCCTGGAGTTACAGTACTTAAGAATGAAATTGAGGAAATTCTTGAAAATTAA
- the secD gene encoding protein translocase subunit SecD, producing the protein MNKASKFILILFVTSFAYLLISPTLKWYFFTEDEDKRISSYSKEALKDHSKKRALDSLVRLKELYQKDPDAQIPDDLKYLIPVAQNNYKIYGKDFPRSLNVKVLRDGFLTDSDIEELSLEIYRYYENIKLNKNRIIQLGLDLSGGMSITISLDYSGLEQRLGRALSSLEREESVERTMQILKERVDTFGLTEPKITREAGGNKIFLDIPGERDEQRVDSLLSGKGNLTFYVVDDESTSVLNSKILEAGPLFSIFDIRDSMVLGENKKIFPWYVKDAYGVDDESAVRYYVVDSSVGNSFDGTHIRDAGVSSDHGTGRDMVTFNLDNEGSEKFFGFTQKNIGKALAVVMEGKIKSVASINYAIAGGNVSIQGDSFDKKEANELALVFKTAAFPVEIKIDDLRVIGPTVGEKTVESGIKASLLALVLVFLFMLIYYKVSGFVAGFSLVVYNLLLILAILSAFNFTLTLTSIAGLVLTMGMAVDINIIIYERIKEEMRNGRKFERAFEDGFKKAFWSIMDSNVTTFIAVLFLTLLGTGTIQGFAWSLSVGIVASLFSSLVFSRFILEFIVSFSKSKFVSISWSSKYAKSV; encoded by the coding sequence ATGAATAAAGCCTCTAAATTTATATTAATATTATTTGTAACATCTTTTGCTTATCTTTTAATATCTCCTACTTTGAAGTGGTATTTTTTTACTGAGGATGAAGATAAGAGAATCAGTTCATATTCAAAGGAAGCTTTAAAGGATCATTCTAAGAAGAGGGCTCTTGATTCTCTTGTTAGACTTAAAGAATTATATCAAAAAGATCCAGATGCCCAGATTCCAGATGATTTGAAGTATTTGATTCCAGTTGCACAAAATAACTATAAGATTTATGGAAAGGATTTCCCTAGGTCTTTAAATGTCAAGGTTTTGCGGGATGGATTTTTGACAGATTCTGATATTGAAGAGCTTAGTCTTGAGATTTATAGATACTATGAGAATATAAAGCTTAATAAGAACAGAATAATACAGCTTGGACTTGACTTGTCTGGAGGCATGAGTATTACTATTTCGCTTGATTATTCAGGTCTTGAACAGAGATTGGGACGAGCTTTGAGTTCTTTAGAAAGAGAAGAATCGGTTGAGCGTACTATGCAAATACTGAAAGAGAGGGTAGACACTTTTGGACTTACGGAGCCTAAGATTACAAGAGAAGCGGGTGGAAATAAAATTTTCTTAGATATTCCGGGGGAGAGGGACGAACAGCGCGTTGATTCTCTTTTAAGTGGCAAGGGCAATTTAACTTTTTATGTCGTTGATGATGAGTCTACTTCTGTGCTTAATTCTAAAATATTAGAAGCTGGTCCTCTTTTCTCTATTTTTGATATTAGAGATAGCATGGTACTTGGGGAGAATAAGAAAATTTTTCCATGGTATGTTAAAGATGCTTATGGTGTTGATGATGAGTCTGCGGTTCGTTATTACGTTGTTGATTCTAGTGTTGGGAATTCTTTTGATGGTACCCATATTAGGGATGCTGGGGTTTCTAGCGACCATGGAACCGGTAGAGATATGGTTACATTTAATTTAGATAATGAAGGAAGTGAGAAATTTTTTGGATTTACTCAAAAGAATATCGGAAAAGCTTTGGCTGTAGTTATGGAGGGGAAGATTAAATCCGTAGCGAGCATTAATTATGCTATTGCAGGTGGAAATGTTTCAATTCAAGGGGATTCTTTTGATAAAAAGGAAGCCAATGAGTTGGCACTTGTTTTTAAAACAGCGGCTTTTCCAGTTGAAATAAAAATAGATGATCTTAGAGTTATTGGTCCTACTGTTGGAGAGAAGACGGTTGAGAGTGGAATAAAAGCATCTTTACTTGCGCTTGTGTTGGTTTTTCTGTTTATGTTGATTTATTACAAGGTAAGTGGCTTTGTAGCAGGATTTTCATTGGTGGTTTATAACTTATTATTAATACTAGCGATTCTATCAGCCTTTAACTTTACTTTAACTCTTACAAGTATTGCAGGCCTTGTGTTAACTATGGGTATGGCTGTTGACATTAACATAATTATTTACGAGCGGATTAAGGAAGAAATGAGAAATGGTCGAAAATTTGAGAGAGCCTTTGAGGATGGGTTTAAGAAAGCTTTTTGGTCAATAATGGATTCAAATGTTACCACTTTTATTGCTGTGCTTTTTTTGACTCTTCTTGGAACGGGAACCATTCAAGGTTTTGCATGGTCTTTGTCTGTAGGAATTGTCGCATCGCTGTTTAGTAGTTTAGTCTTTTCAAGGTTTATTTTGGAATTTATCGTTTCTTTTAGTAAGAGCAAATTTGTAAGTATCTCTTGGAGTTCAAAGTATGCAAAAAGTGTTTAA
- a CDS encoding histidine kinase has product MFRKFRYSKTYIVIISITAFAEGKLYSILSNAKYLIENKHLSYKIHWTFPTYFFEKLKLNPELHEWFFKRLQNNEDIYIPSTYSGSPHEYMLHDEIHVDLYWALKNPFSSGYKDLFKDTPPIFYIYNMEKRRKRVLELYRKLNFNYIEGVRYARNNKKYLVFYKNNCQFLSEIQEPEIRKKNIGTLIYFHEIKDIYNNQDLKNFLLSLKELDTNFYSTKIQNLEGIKIATELLEIPEFNSLKDQGLILQFQNKRLKEYQINENSLKEFLINKNFENHLTNLEPITSKNLEYNMEGNFTLSHEKYHVKFEAGKLSKIKHKERNAEFLDSCKTYLKFSSKKDITLEPAIESSFSFSNENILGVRQYLNFDTQEKSILDFFLDESLASFFISIKIVWPSTLTFDNKNLKIGNINDLLEYSSLEIPIFEVDKGTYLKITARYNDSDTYEKIIETKKDIKGYINGTEFLISKGSDQSSNFFISFLNIEKYIIYTINYKIEKRSSKRWFILNIGGSYNRVKSEDLKNYSLSLNLLLLPMNNNFDNKIKINSKIKNLLFYPNIKKMKINSHQ; this is encoded by the coding sequence TTGTTTAGAAAATTTAGATACTCCAAAACCTATATTGTTATTATCTCAATTACGGCATTTGCTGAAGGTAAATTATATTCTATCTTATCAAATGCGAAATATTTAATTGAAAATAAACATCTAAGCTATAAGATACATTGGACATTCCCAACATATTTTTTTGAAAAACTAAAATTAAATCCAGAACTACACGAATGGTTCTTTAAAAGACTTCAAAACAATGAAGATATTTATATCCCAAGCACATACAGTGGAAGCCCTCATGAATACATGCTACATGATGAAATACATGTAGATTTATATTGGGCTTTAAAGAATCCATTTAGTAGCGGTTACAAAGACCTATTTAAAGATACTCCGCCCATATTTTACATATACAACATGGAAAAAAGAAGAAAGAGAGTGCTTGAACTGTATAGGAAACTTAATTTTAACTACATAGAAGGAGTAAGATATGCAAGAAATAATAAAAAGTATTTAGTTTTTTATAAAAATAACTGCCAATTCCTATCAGAAATCCAAGAACCCGAAATACGAAAGAAAAACATAGGCACACTTATTTATTTTCATGAAATTAAAGATATTTATAACAATCAAGACTTAAAGAACTTTCTACTATCTTTAAAAGAACTAGATACCAACTTTTACAGCACGAAGATACAAAATCTAGAAGGCATAAAAATAGCCACAGAACTCTTAGAGATCCCAGAGTTTAACTCATTAAAAGATCAAGGATTAATATTACAATTTCAAAACAAAAGACTAAAAGAATACCAAATAAATGAAAATTCACTAAAGGAATTTTTAATTAATAAAAATTTTGAAAATCATTTAACAAACTTAGAACCTATTACAAGTAAAAATCTTGAATACAACATGGAAGGCAATTTTACATTATCCCATGAAAAATATCATGTGAAATTCGAAGCAGGAAAGCTGAGTAAAATAAAACACAAAGAGAGAAATGCTGAATTTCTAGATTCTTGCAAAACTTACCTCAAATTTTCATCAAAAAAAGATATCACCCTAGAACCAGCTATTGAAAGTTCTTTCTCATTTTCAAATGAAAATATTTTAGGAGTTAGGCAATACTTAAATTTCGATACACAAGAAAAATCAATACTTGATTTTTTTCTAGATGAAAGTCTGGCAAGCTTTTTTATATCAATCAAAATAGTATGGCCCTCTACTCTGACTTTTGACAATAAAAATCTAAAGATAGGTAATATCAATGATTTACTTGAATATTCAAGTTTAGAGATACCTATCTTCGAAGTTGACAAAGGAACATACTTGAAAATTACTGCACGATACAATGACTCTGACACTTATGAAAAAATCATTGAAACCAAAAAAGATATTAAAGGATATATTAATGGCACAGAATTTTTAATATCTAAGGGAAGCGATCAAAGCAGCAACTTCTTTATCAGTTTCTTAAATATTGAAAAATATATTATATATACGATCAATTATAAAATTGAAAAAAGAAGCTCTAAGAGATGGTTCATCTTAAATATAGGAGGCTCTTACAATAGAGTAAAATCTGAGGATTTGAAAAATTATTCTTTGAGTTTAAATCTATTATTGCTCCCAATGAATAATAATTTCGACAATAAAATAAAGATAAATTCAAAAATAAAAAATCTACTCTTTTATCCAAACATAAAAAAGATGAAAATAAATAGCCATCAGTAG
- a CDS encoding alpha/beta hydrolase, with product MNVKNAIFIFIFLLLLIIMGPRVKSKNEFTKIKIPDKLEDLDQYLLTEESKFNLENNTIKEIIWNRHKEKTEYSVVYIHGFGASKNEIYPVPHNIARALGANSFYTRLKGHGIADKDAFKGVKTEDWLQDIDEAIQIGKLIGEKLIIIGTSNGGACAIWASQRYSSEIHSVVLVSPNIYPKDRRTNLIYYPWGRQIAYLITGGYKKSEIRQKKRIEHNEIKKFDSKIQQVDSIIAMMGLVKLINLHRFDNMYIPITIIYSPCDPTVDSEGISQFINEYKGEKQVMPMILLESTHSHVPAGNASYRSAQNTSYLTKYAVDFIKNIK from the coding sequence ATGAATGTCAAAAATGCCATTTTCATCTTTATCTTCTTACTTCTTTTAATAATAATGGGACCAAGAGTAAAATCTAAGAATGAATTTACAAAAATCAAAATCCCGGATAAACTTGAAGATCTTGATCAATACTTACTTACTGAGGAATCTAAGTTTAACCTAGAAAACAATACAATAAAAGAAATTATATGGAATAGACACAAGGAAAAAACAGAATACTCGGTAGTATACATTCATGGATTTGGGGCATCCAAAAATGAAATTTACCCTGTTCCACACAACATCGCTAGAGCATTGGGTGCAAATAGTTTCTACACAAGACTTAAGGGACATGGAATTGCCGACAAGGATGCATTTAAGGGTGTTAAGACCGAAGACTGGCTTCAAGATATCGATGAGGCTATTCAGATTGGAAAATTAATAGGAGAAAAATTAATAATTATTGGAACCTCTAATGGTGGAGCTTGTGCTATTTGGGCATCACAACGCTACTCAAGCGAAATACACTCTGTTGTTTTAGTGTCACCTAATATTTATCCTAAAGACAGAAGAACAAACTTAATCTACTATCCTTGGGGACGACAAATTGCATATCTCATAACAGGTGGATACAAAAAATCTGAGATAAGACAAAAAAAACGAATAGAACATAATGAGATTAAAAAATTCGATTCAAAAATACAACAAGTCGATTCAATAATTGCCATGATGGGTCTTGTTAAGTTAATCAATCTACATAGATTTGATAATATGTACATACCCATAACAATAATCTACTCACCTTGCGATCCTACGGTGGACTCTGAGGGAATAAGTCAATTTATAAACGAGTATAAAGGGGAAAAACAAGTAATGCCTATGATTCTTCTTGAGAGTACTCACTCTCATGTTCCTGCAGGAAATGCTAGCTACAGAAGTGCCCAAAATACATCTTACTTAACAAAATATGCAGTTGATTTTATCAAAAATATCAAATAG
- the yajC gene encoding preprotein translocase subunit YajC, with product MFLLQEFSHSSSFFRSLLVFVPVIAIFWFLVISPQRKEEKKKREMIANLKKGDKVLTIGGIFGVVKKISDSEVVLELNPTSEAKFIKTSIEKVISEKIEDKN from the coding sequence ATGTTTTTATTACAAGAATTTAGCCATAGTAGTAGTTTTTTTAGGAGCTTGTTAGTTTTTGTCCCCGTAATTGCTATATTTTGGTTTTTAGTAATATCTCCTCAGCGCAAAGAAGAAAAGAAAAAGCGGGAAATGATAGCAAATCTTAAAAAGGGTGATAAGGTGTTAACGATAGGTGGGATTTTTGGGGTTGTCAAGAAGATTAGTGATTCTGAGGTTGTGCTTGAGCTTAATCCAACTTCTGAGGCAAAATTTATAAAAACCTCAATTGAAAAAGTGATTTCTGAAAAAATTGAAGATAAAAATTAA
- a CDS encoding N-acetylmannosamine-6-phosphate 2-epimerase → MIGEIKRGLIVSCQALENEPLHSSFIMSKMALAAEMGGAIGIRANGVLDISKIKTEVSLPIIGIIKRVYNNFPVFITPTIKEIDELCSEGVDVIALDATLRDRPDGLSLSDFFNKIKEKYPQQLLMADIASLEEAINADKLGFDFIGTTLHGYTKDTEGLNIADDDFSFLKNLLKYNFKSKLIVEGKIDTPLKAKRSFELGISLVVVGGAITRPMEITKSFVEKINEVKEI, encoded by the coding sequence ATTATTGGAGAGATTAAAAGAGGTTTAATTGTTTCTTGTCAAGCTCTTGAAAATGAGCCATTACATAGCAGTTTTATTATGTCTAAGATGGCCTTAGCAGCTGAGATGGGAGGGGCAATTGGAATTAGAGCTAATGGCGTTCTAGATATTAGCAAAATAAAAACAGAGGTTAGTTTGCCTATAATAGGCATTATTAAGAGAGTTTATAATAATTTTCCTGTTTTTATTACGCCTACTATTAAGGAAATTGATGAACTTTGTAGTGAGGGAGTTGATGTTATCGCTCTTGATGCTACTCTGAGGGATCGCCCTGATGGGCTTTCGTTGTCTGATTTTTTTAATAAAATTAAGGAAAAATATCCCCAGCAACTTTTAATGGCAGATATTGCTTCCCTAGAAGAGGCTATTAATGCGGATAAACTTGGATTTGATTTTATTGGTACAACTTTGCATGGATATACAAAGGATACTGAAGGATTAAATATTGCAGATGATGATTTTTCCTTTTTAAAAAATTTGCTTAAGTACAATTTTAAATCAAAATTAATAGTTGAGGGGAAAATTGATACGCCTCTTAAAGCTAAGAGGAGCTTTGAATTAGGAATTTCTTTGGTTGTTGTAGGCGGGGCTATTACTAGACCTATGGAGATTACGAAAAGTTTTGTTGAGAAAATAAATGAAGTTAAGGAAATTTGA
- a CDS encoding transcriptional repressor: MNNNTIEVHSTLEKVGITNDPVLLKSLTTELGMKASHSRNRIILHIASNPKEYFTAKEIYNKLIKEIPSLSKATVYNTLNILKERHILKDIKTTDQKETRFYLSLSSTIAHFKCNQCNQVYPIQLDDIKDILKDKLGEAWKTKSIEIIYSGACNNCCQKSQKDQKENLNAHYDSNHKGNNL, from the coding sequence ATGAATAACAACACTATAGAAGTACACTCCACTTTGGAAAAAGTGGGAATTACTAATGACCCTGTCTTGCTAAAATCATTAACAACAGAGTTAGGAATGAAAGCCTCTCATTCAAGGAATAGAATAATTTTACACATAGCGTCAAATCCAAAAGAATATTTTACAGCAAAAGAAATCTACAATAAGCTAATCAAAGAAATACCAAGTTTATCAAAAGCAACAGTGTATAATACACTAAATATCCTCAAAGAACGCCATATCCTTAAAGATATAAAAACGACTGACCAAAAAGAAACAAGATTTTATCTAAGTTTGTCTTCTACAATAGCTCACTTTAAATGCAATCAATGCAATCAAGTTTACCCTATACAACTTGATGACATAAAAGATATTCTGAAAGACAAACTTGGCGAAGCATGGAAAACTAAATCTATTGAAATCATTTACTCAGGAGCATGTAACAACTGCTGCCAGAAATCTCAAAAAGATCAAAAAGAAAATCTTAACGCGCATTATGACTCTAACCACAAGGGAAACAATTTATGA
- the secF gene encoding protein translocase subunit SecF gives MQKVFNFLKYGNKVIVISIFAIFLGFIYTFMQYGGYNWGIDFSSGVNINLVIDKLGIKDDEIKRILSSVYKTFDVNEIISNELSGSHFSIRVKSDITDYALKKDIQGTLIARLETEYGANVEILDSYFIDSSFSSTLRSKSMLLVFLTFALILGYVALRFRLSYAVASIFATMHDIFFVVAFLGIFRIEINSSIIVSMLTIIGYSLNDTIIIFDRIRENFRNLTGTSFLNVVNISIKQTLSRTILTSITTFVAVLSIYVFTEGAIKDFSLIFMVGVVVGTYSSMFIAAPILLSLYKKIK, from the coding sequence ATGCAAAAAGTGTTTAATTTTTTAAAATATGGCAATAAAGTTATAGTAATTAGTATTTTTGCGATTTTTTTGGGCTTTATTTATACTTTTATGCAATATGGTGGATATAATTGGGGGATAGATTTTTCTTCAGGAGTTAATATTAACTTGGTAATAGATAAGTTAGGTATTAAAGATGATGAGATAAAAAGGATACTATCCTCAGTTTATAAAACATTTGATGTTAATGAAATTATTTCAAATGAGCTTTCTGGAAGCCATTTTTCTATTAGAGTGAAGTCAGATATTACTGATTATGCCTTAAAAAAGGATATTCAAGGCACTTTAATTGCTCGATTAGAGACAGAGTATGGAGCTAATGTTGAAATTCTCGATTCTTATTTTATTGATTCAAGCTTTTCATCTACTTTAAGGAGCAAATCGATGTTATTGGTTTTTTTAACATTTGCACTTATTTTAGGTTATGTGGCCTTAAGATTTAGGTTGAGTTATGCTGTTGCGTCAATATTTGCAACAATGCATGATATATTTTTTGTAGTTGCTTTTTTAGGAATATTTAGGATAGAAATAAATAGTTCAATCATTGTTTCAATGTTGACGATTATTGGTTATTCTTTAAATGATACTATAATTATTTTTGATAGAATTAGAGAGAATTTTAGAAATCTTACAGGAACTTCATTCTTAAATGTTGTAAACATAAGTATTAAGCAAACGCTGTCAAGAACTATTTTGACATCTATTACGACATTTGTTGCTGTGCTCTCTATTTATGTGTTTACTGAGGGCGCTATAAAGGACTTTTCTTTAATATTTATGGTAGGTGTGGTTGTTGGTACTTATTCTTCAATGTTTATAGCAGCCCCTATTCTTTTAAGTCTTTATAAAAAGATTAAATAA